A genomic region of Nostoc sp. UHCC 0702 contains the following coding sequences:
- a CDS encoding response regulator transcription factor, whose protein sequence is MDILIVEDESEIAQLIQRTLDKEGFSCRISRDGVNALRMFQEQPPDLIILDLMIPGLDGLEVCARIRQKPGVKDPYILMLTAKGEEIDRVIGLSTGADDYMVKPFSPRELVARVRALLRRSLRQGGQHQLNRTQHFIVDLDQHTASRLMDSQEPEILDLTTLEFNLLSTFVSHPGRVWNRSQLIDKLWGDNFFGDERVVDTHVARLRKKIEPDPANPAFIKTVVGVGYKFEDSPVL, encoded by the coding sequence ATGGATATTTTAATTGTTGAGGATGAATCAGAAATTGCTCAATTAATCCAACGTACTTTAGACAAAGAAGGATTTTCCTGTCGCATTAGTCGTGATGGTGTCAATGCTTTACGAATGTTTCAGGAACAACCACCAGATTTAATCATCTTAGATTTAATGATTCCTGGATTAGATGGACTAGAAGTTTGTGCAAGAATTCGTCAGAAACCTGGTGTAAAAGACCCTTATATTTTAATGTTGACTGCTAAAGGCGAGGAAATCGATCGCGTCATTGGCTTATCTACGGGTGCTGATGACTACATGGTTAAACCCTTCAGCCCTAGAGAATTGGTTGCTAGAGTGCGGGCGCTTTTGCGGCGTAGCCTCCGTCAAGGGGGACAACATCAACTTAATCGTACCCAACACTTTATAGTGGATTTAGATCAACATACTGCCAGCCGTCTGATGGATTCCCAAGAACCAGAAATTTTGGACTTAACTACCCTAGAATTTAACTTGTTAAGTACTTTTGTCAGCCATCCTGGTCGAGTCTGGAACCGCAGCCAGCTAATTGATAAACTTTGGGGTGATAATTTTTTTGGTGATGAGCGGGTAGTGGATACTCATGTAGCTCGATTACGCAAAAAAATTGAGCCTGACCCTGCTAATCCTGCTTTCATTAAAACTGTTGTTGGGG